A DNA window from Acomys russatus chromosome 7, mAcoRus1.1, whole genome shotgun sequence contains the following coding sequences:
- the LOC127192208 gene encoding olfactory receptor 51G2-like encodes MSHSNHSSTSFFLSGLPGLEAMYVWLSIPLCTMYIASLAGNGLILWVVKSEPSLHQPMYYFLSMLAVTDLGLSASTLPTMLTIYMLGVREVALDMCLAQLFFIHTFSIMESSVLLTMALDRFVAISSPLHYGTILTNSRIASLGLAVVVRSIGLHIPAPIMLKKLPYCQKRQLSHSYCLHPDVMKLACTDTHINSAYGLFVVLSTLGVDSVLIVLSYGLILHTVLSIASKTERLKALNTCVSHICSVLLFYTPMIGLSMIHRFGKRASPCSRVLLSYLHFLTPPVLNPVVYTIKTKQIRLRILRIFQSGGGSIGHIQGH; translated from the coding sequence ATGTCCCACTCCAACCATTCCAGcacctctttttttctgtctgggCTCCCTGGCCTTGAGGCTATGTACGTCTGGCTCTCCATTCCTCTATGCACTATGTACATTGCTTCTCTGGCAGGGAATGGTTTGATCCTGTGGGTTGTAAAGTCAGAGCCCTCTCTGCACCAGCCTATGTACTACTTTCTGTCCATGCTTGCAGTGACTGACCTGGGCCTGTCTGCCTCCACACTGCCTACCATGCTCACGATCTACATGTTGGGTGTCAGGGAGGTGGCGTTAGACATGTGCCTAGCCCAGCTCTTCTTCATCCATACCTTCTCCATCATGGAATCTTCTGTGCTGCTGACCATGGCCTTGGACCGCTTTGTGGCCATCAGCAGCCCCCTACATTATGGCACCATCCTCACCAACTCTCGGATTGCCAGCTTGGGCCTGGCCGTTGTGGTCCGCAGCATTGGACTCCACATCCCTGCTCCCATCATGCTGAAGAAGCTACCTTACTGCCAGAAGCGCCAGCTTTCCCACTCTTACTGCCTGCACCCGGATGTTATGAAGCTGGCCTGTACTGATACCCACATTAACAGTGCCTATGGCCTATTCGTGGTTCTCTCCACCCTGGGTGTGGACTCGGTGCTCATTGTTCTCTCCTATGGGCTGATCCTCCACACAGTGCTGTCAATTGCCTCCAAGACGGAACGCCTCAAAGCACTCAACACCTGCGTCTCCCACATCTGTTCTGTGCTGCTGTTCTACACACCTATGATTGGCCTTTCCATGATCCACCGATTTGGCAAGCGGGCTTCCCCATGCAGCCGTGTGCTGCTCTCTTACCTTCATTTTCTCACACCTCCAGTGCTCAACCCAGTAGTTTATACCATAAAGACCAAGCAGATCAGACTGCGGATTCTGCGCATCTTCCAGTCTGGTGGAGGAAGCATTGGGCATATCCAGGGTCACTAA
- the LOC127192209 gene encoding LOW QUALITY PROTEIN: olfactory receptor 51G2-like (The sequence of the model RefSeq protein was modified relative to this genomic sequence to represent the inferred CDS: deleted 1 base in 1 codon), whose translation MATSEHSNASSFFFILMDLPGLETSHCWTAIPICLIYILSVLGNIMIMHIVKSVPSLHTPMYLFLSMLSMADLGLSASTLPSMVAVYLLGQRIIGAATCFMQLFFIHTFSVIESAVLLAMAFDRCVAIREPLRYATILTTRRIGAIGLAVVIRSAALHLPLPVLLGRLTFHPISALSHSYCVHPDVLRLSCSSTLVNSGFGLFVMLSTLGMDAVLILLSYVLILKTVLSIASNAERLKAFNTCISHICAVLLFYTPLVSLSMIHRFGKKKLPAQVYMLLSYLHFLMPPMLNPIVYSVKTKEIRVRILKMLHPKKH comes from the exons ATGGCTACTTCTGAACATAGTAATGCCAGCAGCTTTTTCTTCATATTGATGGATCTTCCTGGACTGGAAACTTCTCATTGCTGGACTGCAATTCCCATTTGTTtaatttacattctttctgtgcTGGGCAACATAATGATAATGCACATTGTCAAGTCTGTGCCCAGCCTTCACACGCCAATGTACCTATTTCTTTCCATGCTGTCAATGGCTGACCTGGGCCTCTCAGCTTCTACGCTGCCTTCAATGGTTGCTGTTTATCTCCTGGGCCAGAGAATCATAGGCGCTGCAACCTGCTTTATGCAACTCTTTTTTATCCACACATTTTCAGTCATCGAGTCCGCTGTTCTCTTGGCCATGGCTTTTGACCGCTGTGTGGCCATCAGAGAGCCTTTGCGCTATGCTACCATTCTCACAACCAGACGTATTGGGGCCATTGGACTGGCCGTAGTGATCCGCAGTGCTGCCCTTCATCTGCCTTTGCCCGTGCTCCTGGGAAGGCTGACGTTTCAC CCTATCAGTGCTCTGTCTCATTCTTACTGTGTTCATCCTGATGTTCTAAGGCTGTCCTGTTCCAGTACACTCGTCAACAGTGGGTTTGGGCTCTTCGTCATGCTCTCTACATTGGGGATGGATGCCGTGTTAATTCTTCTCTCCTATGTGCTGATTTTGAAGACTGTCCTGAGCATTGCTTCTAATGCTGAGCGACTAAAAGCCTTCAACACCTGTATTTCCCACATCTGCGCTGTCCTTCTATTTTATACCCCACTGGTGAGTCTATCTATGATTCACCGCTTTGGGAAAAAGAAACTTCCAGCTCAAGTGTACATGCTTCTGTCCTATCTTCATTTCCTTATGCCCCCAATGCTCAACCCAATTGTCTACAGTGTCAAAACCAAAGAGATTCGGGTTCGCATTCTAAAGATGCTCCATCCCAAGAAACACTGA
- the LOC127192211 gene encoding olfactory receptor 51G2-like, with protein MLPVNITNSIFSTFLVTGIPGLEAMYVWISIPFCAMFLITVVGNMTIIIVIWQEQTLHVPMYIFLAMLAASDLGLSLFTFTTMLRIFLLDAREMTTSACFTQMFFIHTFQDLESAVILAMAFDRYVAISHPLHYHSILTNTVIARIGLAIVVRTLTVQVPLPILLKRLHFCHSNVLSHSYCLHPDIIKLSCSSTRVNSIFGLFVVLSTMGVDFLLILLSYVLILKTVLSMASHSGRLKALNTCISHLCAVVLFFTPMICLSMLHRFGPRLPSHVYVTLANMHFLIPPVMNPIVYVVKTKQIRDKIKKLFIIKATEKAQVASIT; from the coding sequence ATGCTTCCTGTCAACATCACCAACTCCATCTTTTCCACCTTCCTGGTCACAGGCATTCCAGGCCTGGAGGCGATGTACGTCTGGATCTCCATACCATTCTGTGCCATGTTTCTCATAACTGTAGTGGGCAACATGACCATCATAATTGTTATCTGGCAGGAGCAGACTCTTCATGTTCCTATGTATATCTTCCTGGCCATGTTAGCTGCTTCTGATCTGGGTCTTTCTCTCTTTACCTTCACTACTATGTTGAGAATCTTCTTACTGGATGCTAGAGAGATGACCACCTCTGCTTGCTTCACCCAAATGTTCTTTATTCACACTTTCCAAGACCTTGAGTCAGCTGTCATTCTGGCAATGGCTTTCGACCGATACGTGGCCATTTCTCACCCACTTCACTACCACTCCATTCTCACAAACACTGTGATTGCTAGGATAGGATTGGCTATTGTTGTACGAACCTTAACTGTGCAGGTGCCTCTCCCTATCCTCTTGAAGAGGCTGCACTTTTGCCACTCCAATGTACTTTCTCATTCCTACTGTTTGCATCCTGACATCATAAAGCTATCCTGCTCCAGCACTAGGGTCAACAGTATCTTCGGACTGTTTGTGGTGCTCTCCACCATGGGGGTTgacttcctcctcatcctcctctcatATGTATTGATCCTGAAAACGGTACTGAGCATGGCTTCCCACAGTGGCCGCCTCAAGGCTCTCAACACCTGCATCTCTCACCTGTGTGCTGTAGTCCTCTTCTTTACACCCATGATCTGCCTGTCTATGCTGCACCGATTTGGCCCAAGGCTTCCCTCACATGTCTATGTGACCTTGGCCAACATGCATTTCTTAATTCCTCCTGTTATGAACCCAATTGTGTATGTGGTCAAAACCAAGCAGATTCGAGACAAAATTAAGAAACTTTTCATtataaaagcaacagaaaaagctCAGGTGGCATCTATAACGTAA